A genomic stretch from Flavobacterium humidisoli includes:
- a CDS encoding HPF/RaiA family ribosome-associated protein: protein MKVQINTDKNIEGSARLESYFSGEVEKSLDRFQDKITRVEIHFGDENGEKFSLHDKKCVIEVRPVKLQPITVTEHADTLEKAFSGALAKAKKTLTSTFEKIKEH, encoded by the coding sequence ATGAAAGTACAGATCAACACCGACAAAAACATTGAAGGAAGTGCAAGATTAGAAAGTTATTTTTCTGGAGAAGTTGAAAAAAGCTTAGACCGTTTTCAAGATAAAATTACCCGCGTAGAAATTCATTTTGGAGACGAAAATGGAGAAAAGTTCAGCTTGCATGACAAAAAATGTGTGATTGAAGTTCGTCCTGTAAAACTACAGCCCATTACGGTTACAGAACACGCCGACACACTTGAAAAAGCTTTTAGCGGTGCATTGGCCAAAGCCAAAAAAACATTGACGAGCACTTTCGAAAAAATAAAAGAACATTAA
- the trmB gene encoding tRNA (guanosine(46)-N7)-methyltransferase TrmB: MGSKNKLKRFRENETFQNVFQPTREEVVGDLMPLKGKWNSDFFKNDNPLVLELGCGKGEYSVGLAEKYPNKNFVGIDIKGARFWRGAKTAVENGLHNVAFVRTQIELINHIFAEGEVDEIWITFPDPQIKYKRTKHRMTNSEFLKLYKKILKKDGVVNLKTDSEFMHGYTLGLLHGEGHEVLYANHNVYKNEGSPEVVTSIQTFYEKQYLEINKAITYIRFKIKD, encoded by the coding sequence GTGGGAAGTAAAAATAAACTTAAGAGATTCAGAGAAAACGAAACATTTCAAAACGTTTTTCAGCCAACCAGAGAAGAAGTTGTAGGCGACTTAATGCCTTTAAAAGGAAAATGGAACTCTGATTTCTTTAAAAATGATAATCCATTAGTTTTAGAATTAGGATGTGGAAAGGGAGAATATTCTGTTGGATTAGCAGAGAAATACCCAAACAAAAATTTTGTTGGAATTGACATTAAAGGAGCGCGTTTCTGGCGTGGTGCTAAAACTGCTGTTGAAAACGGTCTTCATAATGTCGCTTTCGTTCGTACACAAATCGAATTGATCAATCATATTTTTGCTGAAGGAGAAGTGGACGAAATCTGGATTACTTTCCCAGATCCGCAGATCAAATACAAAAGAACAAAACACAGAATGACCAATTCTGAGTTCTTGAAATTGTACAAAAAAATCTTAAAAAAAGACGGTGTGGTAAACCTTAAAACCGATAGCGAATTTATGCACGGTTACACTCTTGGATTGCTTCACGGAGAAGGTCACGAAGTTTTGTATGCCAACCATAACGTCTATAAAAACGAAGGAAGTCCAGAAGTTGTAACTTCTATCCAGACTTTTTACGAGAAACAATATTTAGAAATTAATAAGGCAATTACGTATATTCGTTTCAAAATTAAAGACTAA
- a CDS encoding HNH endonuclease, protein MKEGQKLWTRNELILTINLYYKLPFGRLHRLNPEVIHLANLIGRTPDAVAYKLVNFASLDPSLKARGIKGASNTSKLDVEIWNEFFNNLNVLAFESEKLLANAEDISIEQLNHIPEFQSIKEGKTREQLVEVRVNQSFFRKSILASYNNTCCITGIQQPELLIAGHIKPWSVDKENRLNPQNGIAINALHDKAFENGLLTITTDFKIKISPTLFKQKKSKSIEDYFLKLDNQDIILPTKFLPDIEFLKYHNEVCFKQ, encoded by the coding sequence ATGAAGGAAGGACAAAAACTCTGGACTAGAAATGAATTAATTCTTACTATAAATTTATACTACAAATTACCTTTTGGTCGATTACATCGTTTAAATCCAGAAGTAATTCACCTCGCCAATCTTATCGGAAGAACGCCGGACGCAGTTGCATATAAACTTGTAAATTTTGCCAGTCTTGACCCAAGTTTAAAAGCTAGAGGAATTAAAGGCGCATCAAACACAAGTAAATTAGATGTCGAAATATGGAATGAATTTTTTAACAACCTAAATGTTTTAGCTTTTGAGAGTGAGAAATTATTAGCAAATGCAGAAGATATATCTATTGAGCAATTAAATCATATTCCAGAATTTCAATCAATAAAAGAAGGAAAAACCAGAGAGCAACTTGTAGAAGTTCGTGTTAATCAATCTTTTTTCAGAAAATCAATTTTAGCATCTTATAATAATACTTGTTGTATTACAGGAATTCAACAACCGGAACTTTTGATAGCCGGCCATATAAAACCTTGGAGCGTCGATAAAGAAAACAGATTAAATCCTCAAAATGGAATTGCAATTAATGCTCTCCACGACAAAGCCTTTGAGAATGGTTTATTGACTATTACAACTGACTTTAAAATCAAAATTTCTCCAACCTTATTCAAACAAAAGAAATCAAAATCTATCGAAGATTATTTTTTAAAATTAGACAATCAAGATATCATTTTACCAACAAAATTTCTCCCAGATATCGAATTTCTCAAATATCATAATGAAGTTTGTTTTAAACAGTAA
- a CDS encoding nuclear transport factor 2 family protein → MKKTLLLLLFVASFANAQADKNKINQTLDAWHKAAGEVKFDAYFNVLADDAIYIGTDATENWTKKEFAVWAKPFFDKGTTWNFKALERHIFFDKSGKIAWFDELLDTQMKICRGSGVLVKVGNEWKIQHYVLSMTVPNDEVDAVTKIKAPIEDSLIAKLQKK, encoded by the coding sequence ATGAAAAAAACACTTTTACTCCTTTTATTTGTTGCTTCTTTTGCCAATGCGCAAGCAGACAAAAACAAAATTAATCAGACATTAGATGCTTGGCATAAAGCTGCTGGCGAAGTAAAATTTGATGCTTACTTTAATGTATTGGCAGACGATGCCATTTACATTGGAACCGATGCCACTGAAAATTGGACCAAAAAAGAATTTGCTGTTTGGGCAAAACCCTTTTTCGATAAAGGAACTACATGGAATTTTAAAGCTTTAGAACGTCATATCTTTTTTGATAAATCAGGAAAAATAGCTTGGTTTGATGAATTATTAGACACACAAATGAAAATTTGCCGCGGTTCTGGAGTTTTGGTAAAAGTGGGGAACGAATGGAAAATTCAGCATTATGTGCTATCGATGACCGTTCCGAATGACGAAGTCGATGCTGTAACCAAAATAAAAGCACCAATTGAAGACTCTTTGATTGCAAAACTTCAGAAAAAATAA
- a CDS encoding ammonium transporter, producing the protein MKIEKRWIISFIMISVVCTIGAFWPTVTENNYVLSEFGTIDHIVPADVAWMLTSSCLVLIMTPGLSFFYGGMVGKKNVISTMLQSFICLGVVTLLWVVVAFSLAFGEPVGFGSGDHFYSFFGNPTTFAFMDYVGVLPHKQLANTIPFMLFALFQMKFAIICPAIITGSFAERVRFISYLVFISLFTIFIYAPLCHAVWYPTGVLGSYFGVKDFAGGTVVHMSSGFAALAGVIVLGKRKNSQHIPTNIPFVLLGTGMLWFGWFGFNAGSALAANGTAAMAFATTTTSSAAAMLTWIFFDRMNGRKVSALGACIGAVVGLVAITPAAGFVSVPESMFFGFITALVSNTAVNCKYSKKFDDTLDVFACHGVGGIMGMILTAVFAHGENASLLHGGWNVFGHHMMALVLVSVFTFFGAYFLFKVTNFIIPLRVSEESEHIGLDLSQHDESLDPKAQPITEPHYG; encoded by the coding sequence ATGAAAATAGAAAAACGCTGGATTATCTCCTTTATCATGATAAGCGTCGTATGTACGATAGGGGCTTTTTGGCCAACAGTTACCGAAAATAATTATGTTTTATCAGAATTTGGAACTATAGATCATATTGTTCCTGCCGATGTTGCCTGGATGCTTACTTCGAGCTGTCTGGTTTTAATCATGACACCAGGATTGTCTTTCTTTTATGGCGGAATGGTTGGAAAGAAAAATGTTATTTCGACTATGCTTCAAAGTTTTATCTGTCTGGGCGTAGTTACGTTGTTATGGGTCGTTGTAGCTTTTAGTTTGGCATTTGGAGAACCAGTCGGTTTTGGTTCTGGAGATCATTTTTATAGTTTTTTTGGAAATCCAACTACTTTTGCTTTTATGGATTATGTTGGTGTTCTGCCTCATAAACAATTGGCCAATACGATTCCGTTTATGCTTTTTGCTTTGTTTCAAATGAAATTTGCCATCATTTGCCCTGCAATTATTACAGGTTCGTTTGCAGAACGTGTTCGTTTTATCTCTTATTTAGTTTTCATCAGTTTATTTACCATATTTATTTATGCTCCTTTATGTCACGCGGTTTGGTATCCGACAGGCGTTTTAGGAAGTTATTTTGGAGTTAAAGATTTCGCTGGAGGAACTGTAGTGCACATGAGTTCTGGTTTTGCAGCTTTGGCTGGTGTTATTGTTTTAGGAAAAAGAAAAAACAGCCAGCATATTCCAACCAATATTCCTTTTGTATTATTAGGAACAGGAATGCTTTGGTTCGGCTGGTTCGGATTCAACGCTGGATCTGCTCTTGCTGCCAACGGAACTGCTGCTATGGCTTTTGCTACAACCACAACTTCATCGGCTGCAGCCATGTTAACTTGGATTTTCTTTGATAGAATGAACGGAAGAAAAGTTTCTGCCCTAGGAGCTTGTATTGGAGCTGTTGTAGGTTTAGTTGCCATTACACCTGCTGCAGGATTTGTCTCAGTTCCGGAAAGTATGTTCTTCGGTTTCATTACGGCTTTGGTTTCTAATACCGCTGTAAATTGTAAATATTCTAAAAAATTCGACGATACGCTTGACGTTTTTGCTTGTCATGGTGTTGGTGGAATTATGGGAATGATCTTGACTGCTGTTTTCGCTCACGGCGAAAATGCAAGTTTACTTCACGGCGGATGGAATGTTTTCGGACATCACATGATGGCGTTGGTTCTAGTTTCAGTCTTTACTTTCTTTGGAGCTTATTTCTTGTTTAAAGTAACCAACTTCATTATTCCGCTAAGAGTTTCAGAAGAATCAGAACACATCGGGCTGGATTTATCACAACATGATGAATCTCTTGATCCGAAAGCACAGCCAATTACAGAGCCTCATTACGGTTAA